Proteins co-encoded in one Amaranthus tricolor cultivar Red isolate AtriRed21 chromosome 7, ASM2621246v1, whole genome shotgun sequence genomic window:
- the LOC130818121 gene encoding uncharacterized protein LOC130818121, with amino-acid sequence MQHDEVIWQVIRHNHCSFMSKIETGKFCRNPYNVTGVCNRSSCPLANSRYATIREHDGVFYLYMKTIERAHMPDKLWERVKLPRNYLQALGIIDKHLMFWPKFLVHKMKQRLTKMTQMRIRMRKLALKTREKIMTTPRKEKKRDARRLEKAEKAALIDKKIEEELLERLKRGVYDDIYNFNKELWDKILDNPEEELEEEHEVEYVEADAELEVEDDDIEDFGRYTMNDLQDDDGEDDPDEDDDSSELAYGKRSRKESNLARKKIERNDPTSKSKKKGKVLVEVEHEDAEDRQTTVQ; translated from the exons ATGCAGCACGATGAGGTCATTTGGCAAGTTATTCGCCATAATCATTGCAGTTTCATGTCAAA aattgaaactgGAAAATTTTGCCGAAATCCATATAATGTAACCGGTGTTTGTAATCGGAGCTCGTGTCCTCTTGCTAATAGTCGATATGCCACAATTCGGGAACATGAtg GAGTATTTTACTTGTACATGAAAACTATAGAGAGAGCTCATATGCCTGATAAGTTGTGGGAAAGAGTTAAATTGCCCAGAAATTATTTGCAAGCGCTTGGAATCATTGATAAACATTTG ATGTTTTGGCCGAAATTCCTTGTGCATAAAATGAAGCAACGATTGACAAAGATGACTCAAATGCGGATACGGATGAGGAAGCTTGCTTTAAAGACTAG GGAAAAGATAATGACAACTCCTAGGAAGGAGAAAAAGAGAGATGCTAGAAGATTGGAGAAGGCTGAGAAAGCGGCATTAATAGACAAG AAAATTGAGGAAGAATTACTTGAACGACTTAAAAGAGGCGTCTACGACGACATATACAACTTTAATAAAGAATTATGGGATAAAATTCTTGACAACCCTGAAGAGGAGCTTGAAGAG GAACATGAGGTGGAGTATGTGGAGGCTGATGCAGAACTTGAAGTAGAAGACGATGATATAGAGGATTTTGGCAGATATACAATGAATGACCTGCAGGATGACGATGGTGAAG ATGATCCAGATGAAGATGATGACTCTTCAGAACTTGCTTATGGAAAGAGAAGTCGAAAAGAATCAAATCTCGCAAGGAAGAAGATCGAGAGAAATGATCCTACATCCAAGTCAAAGAAGAAAGGAAAGGTTCTCGTTGAG GTTGAGCACGAAGATGCTGAAGACAGACAGACGACAGTTCAGTGA
- the LOC130818140 gene encoding uncharacterized protein LOC130818140 translates to MASKLVMLAVFVLNAIAFGLAVAAEQRRSHAQVISDPNADYKYCKYDSDIATAYGLGAFFCLLASQAIVMVASRCFCCGPTLSPGGSRACAVMLFIVCWLTFFIAEICLLAGSARNAYHTKYKRFYEEAAPSCETLRKGVFAAGAAFTFFTAIITEFYYVCYSRAKDCVRS, encoded by the exons ATGGCTTCTAAGCTTGTAATGCTTGCTGTTTTTGTCCTTAATGCCATTGCTTTTGGCCTTGCTGTTGCTGCTGAACAAAGACGAAGCCAT GCCCAGGTTATTTCAGACCCGAATGCAGATTACAAATACTGCAAGTACGATTCAGACATTGCCACAGCATATGGGCTCGGTGCCTTTTTCTGCCTTCTGGCTAGCCAAGCAATTGTTATGGTAGCTAGTCGATGCTTTTGCTGTGGTCCGACGCTCAGTCCTGGAGGATCACGGGCTTGTGCTGTCATGCTATTCATTGTCTGCTG GCTTACATTCTTTATTGCGGAGATATGCTTATTGGCCGGTTCAGCTAGGAACGCGTATCACACCAAATACAAGCGTTTCTACGAAGAAGCTGCACCATCCTGCGAGACTCTTAGGAAAGGAGTCTTTGCAGCGGGAGCTGCTTTCACTTTCTTCACTGCGATTATCACTGAGTTCTACTATGTATGCTACTCAAGGGCAAAAGACTGCGTCCGATCTTGA